The Streptomyces sp. NBC_01689 genome includes a window with the following:
- a CDS encoding lamin tail domain-containing protein gives MTFSGLVFTGVLAAQPAAAADPAGYQNVRINEVTSSNNDTVELFNAGSATVSISGWKMSDDSFSAQSFSPSSTTIPAGGFVTFNSPKGLGDSDKLVLYTSDGTVVDRVEWATDKAKPAMARCGGDGTGAWVTTTAASFGSANAAGCPSSVPAASQVRINEVTSNGSDTVELHNGGAGAVSIGSWKYVDGDTGHSAASVSSSSPSATSIPAGGYATFNSSLGLGDNDSLFLLDNNGNTIDSVAWATDGAKPSTERCADATGWFQTATTATLGSVNSCSGSGGNPGDPGNPGGGGGHLLGGGGSLTKNCAPEAPSGSGSKPSGTLTWPGGLDVTIADNVCAFTTSTGPEGRDLSGLAFDPANPSVLWAAKNKNWLYKLVKSNGKWIPDPSWSATGKQIRFLGGSGEPDSEGLTVGANGHIYVTSERDNAKNTVPKDTIMEFDPAASGSTLIPVRQWDMTSQFPQLDTGNKDDANLGFEGVGYVPDSWLTANSWIDPLTHAAYNPANYPSHGSGLFFAGLEWDGTLHVYGLNSDGSFTTFGTITTGQRSVMDVSFDAATQRIVASCDNTCGETHTLMKINASGAIVPDVTYTNPAVMPTDNLEGFALAPASTCVNGFREAVWSDDGIYGFGSGSSSYGHAVYSGTFPC, from the coding sequence TTGACGTTCTCGGGACTTGTTTTCACGGGGGTGCTCGCCGCGCAGCCGGCGGCCGCCGCGGACCCCGCCGGCTATCAGAACGTTCGGATCAACGAGGTCACCTCGTCGAACAACGACACGGTGGAGCTGTTCAACGCCGGATCAGCCACGGTGAGCATCAGCGGCTGGAAGATGTCCGACGACAGCTTCTCCGCGCAGTCCTTCAGCCCGTCCTCGACCACGATCCCTGCCGGGGGTTTCGTCACCTTCAACTCGCCCAAGGGACTCGGTGACTCGGACAAGCTGGTCCTCTACACGTCCGACGGCACGGTGGTCGACCGTGTCGAGTGGGCCACCGACAAGGCGAAGCCCGCGATGGCACGGTGCGGCGGCGACGGGACCGGGGCGTGGGTGACCACGACGGCGGCGTCGTTCGGGTCTGCGAACGCTGCGGGGTGCCCGTCGTCGGTGCCGGCGGCCAGTCAGGTGCGGATCAATGAGGTCACCTCGAACGGCTCGGATACCGTCGAGCTGCACAACGGCGGCGCCGGCGCAGTCAGTATCGGGTCGTGGAAGTATGTCGACGGCGACACCGGCCACTCCGCGGCGAGCGTCTCGTCGTCCTCGCCGAGCGCGACCAGCATCCCCGCGGGCGGCTACGCCACGTTCAACTCCAGCCTGGGCCTGGGTGACAACGACTCGCTGTTCCTGCTGGACAACAACGGCAACACGATCGACTCGGTGGCTTGGGCGACCGACGGCGCCAAGCCGTCCACCGAACGGTGCGCCGATGCCACCGGATGGTTCCAGACCGCCACGACTGCCACCCTCGGCAGCGTCAACTCCTGCTCCGGCTCCGGTGGGAACCCCGGCGACCCCGGTAACCCGGGTGGCGGCGGGGGCCACCTGCTGGGCGGCGGCGGCTCTCTCACCAAGAACTGCGCCCCCGAGGCTCCCTCCGGTTCGGGTTCGAAACCGTCGGGCACTCTGACGTGGCCGGGCGGTCTGGACGTCACGATCGCCGACAACGTCTGCGCGTTCACCACGTCCACCGGCCCCGAGGGCCGTGACCTGAGCGGGCTGGCGTTCGACCCGGCCAACCCGTCCGTGCTGTGGGCGGCGAAGAACAAGAACTGGCTGTACAAGCTGGTCAAGAGCAACGGCAAGTGGATACCGGACCCGTCGTGGAGCGCGACCGGCAAGCAGATCCGCTTCCTGGGCGGCTCCGGCGAGCCGGACTCCGAGGGCCTCACCGTCGGCGCGAACGGCCACATCTACGTCACCTCCGAGCGCGACAACGCCAAGAACACGGTCCCCAAGGACACGATCATGGAGTTCGACCCGGCCGCGTCCGGTTCGACCCTCATCCCGGTCCGCCAGTGGGACATGACCTCGCAGTTCCCCCAGCTCGACACCGGGAACAAGGACGACGCCAACCTGGGCTTCGAGGGCGTCGGTTACGTCCCGGACAGCTGGCTGACGGCGAACAGCTGGATCGACCCGCTCACCCACGCCGCCTACAACCCGGCGAACTACCCATCGCACGGCTCGGGCCTGTTCTTCGCCGGCCTGGAGTGGGACGGCACGCTGCACGTCTACGGCCTCAACTCCGACGGCTCGTTCACCACGTTCGGCACGATCACCACCGGTCAGCGCTCCGTGATGGACGTGTCCTTCGACGCCGCAACCCAGCGCATCGTCGCCAGCTGCGACAACACCTGCGGTGAGACGCACACCCTCATGAAGATCAACGCCAGTGGCGCGATCGTTCCCGACGTCACTTACACCAACCCCGCCGTCATGCCGACTGACAACCTGGAGGGCTTCGCCCTCGCCCCGGCCTCCACCTGCGTCAACGGCTTCCGTGAAGCCGTCTGGAGCGACGACGGCATCTACGGCTTCGGCTCCGGAAGCTCCTCCTACGGACACGCCGTCTACAGCGGCACCTTCCCCTGCTGA
- a CDS encoding M4 family metallopeptidase: MVITTAALAFSALPASAGTESTPNASGNTRKVGALPQIRATTRPEARNVHLSPGQRRQLLDAAADAAPDTARSLNLGPHEKLIPKDVIRDADGTVHTRYERTYAGLPVIGGDLVVHQRQGTHTVTYATKTSLTLPTTTAKVPAATAKKSALSKATSKGTRRAGSHTAPRQVVWMMDGRPKLAWETVVTGVQQDGSPSERHVVTDAVNGTTLENSEHVESAQGNSLYSGQVTIGSTRQDDGTYALIDPEHGGHRTLDSSVNSNGVLFTADNDVWGDGTVANPQTAAVDAAYGAQTTWDFYNDRFGRKGIADDGRGSSSRVHYESQQGVPLANANWQDGCFCMSYGDGADGQHPVTSLDIAAHEMTHGVTSSTAGLGDFGESPGLNEAISDMMAAAVEFYAGNPNDVPDYTMAELDNLHGDGKPIRYMDRPSKAGISSVGYAPLDYWTPQAKSQEPHMVAGVGDHFFYLLAEGSGQKTINGVDYDSPTYDKLPVAGIGRTAAADVMYRALTVYMTSTSDYAGARTATLQAAADLYGSQSDAYEAVANAWAAVNVGNRFVNHIAVEPPPTEPVAVGQPVSRQFSASSTRPGPLTYSAKKLPLGLSINHTTGLITGTPKKAGDYKTVIVVRNAVGDTRKLSFTWTSLESGGRFFVNPSTYLIPFESKAESPLIVQGKPGHAPSDLKVAVDLDHPFSNFMIIDLIGPDGTVIPVKPWGPGWEPVPELHETYTVDASAVTKVGTWKLRVTDGTPGIYSSWDPGHLRRWSLTF, from the coding sequence GTGGTGATCACGACCGCAGCACTCGCGTTCTCGGCCCTGCCCGCCTCGGCAGGCACCGAGTCCACTCCCAACGCATCCGGGAACACTCGGAAAGTGGGAGCGCTCCCGCAGATCAGAGCGACAACCAGGCCTGAGGCCAGGAATGTTCACCTGTCGCCCGGACAGCGTCGGCAACTGCTCGACGCGGCGGCCGACGCGGCACCGGACACCGCCCGTTCACTGAATCTCGGCCCCCACGAGAAACTGATCCCGAAGGACGTGATCCGGGACGCCGACGGGACGGTTCACACCCGCTACGAGCGAACCTACGCCGGTCTGCCCGTGATCGGCGGTGACCTGGTGGTCCATCAGAGGCAAGGGACCCACACCGTCACCTACGCAACCAAGACGAGCCTGACCCTGCCGACGACCACGGCCAAGGTGCCCGCCGCCACGGCGAAGAAGTCGGCTCTGAGCAAGGCGACTTCGAAGGGCACCCGCAGAGCGGGTTCGCATACGGCCCCCAGACAGGTCGTCTGGATGATGGACGGCCGGCCGAAGCTGGCCTGGGAGACCGTCGTCACCGGCGTGCAGCAGGACGGATCCCCGAGCGAACGTCACGTCGTGACCGACGCCGTGAACGGAACCACCCTTGAGAACTCCGAACACGTCGAGTCCGCACAGGGCAACAGCCTCTACAGCGGGCAGGTCACGATCGGTTCCACTCGCCAGGATGACGGCACCTACGCCCTGATCGACCCGGAGCACGGTGGCCATCGGACACTCGACTCGAGCGTCAACTCCAACGGGGTTCTGTTCACTGCTGACAACGATGTCTGGGGCGACGGGACGGTGGCGAATCCCCAGACCGCGGCGGTGGACGCGGCATACGGCGCGCAAACGACGTGGGACTTCTACAACGACCGCTTCGGCCGCAAGGGCATAGCCGACGACGGCCGCGGCAGCTCCTCCCGAGTCCACTACGAATCGCAGCAAGGGGTCCCCCTCGCCAACGCCAACTGGCAGGACGGCTGCTTCTGCATGAGCTACGGTGACGGCGCGGACGGCCAGCATCCGGTGACGTCCCTGGACATCGCCGCGCACGAGATGACGCATGGAGTCACCTCCTCCACAGCCGGTCTGGGCGACTTCGGTGAATCTCCGGGCCTCAACGAGGCGATCAGCGACATGATGGCCGCCGCCGTCGAGTTCTACGCCGGCAACCCGAACGACGTGCCCGACTACACGATGGCCGAGCTCGACAACCTGCACGGCGACGGCAAGCCCATCCGCTACATGGACCGTCCCTCCAAGGCCGGCATCAGCTCCGTCGGCTACGCGCCGCTGGACTACTGGACGCCGCAGGCGAAGTCGCAAGAACCACACATGGTGGCGGGGGTGGGCGACCATTTCTTCTACCTGCTTGCCGAGGGCAGTGGGCAGAAGACCATCAACGGTGTGGACTACGACAGCCCCACATACGACAAGCTGCCGGTGGCGGGGATAGGACGGACCGCCGCAGCCGACGTGATGTACCGCGCTCTCACCGTCTACATGACCAGCACCAGCGACTACGCGGGCGCCCGGACCGCGACGCTCCAGGCCGCCGCCGACCTCTACGGCTCGCAAAGCGACGCCTACGAGGCCGTTGCCAACGCCTGGGCGGCGGTCAACGTCGGAAACCGTTTCGTCAACCACATCGCCGTGGAGCCGCCGCCGACCGAGCCGGTGGCTGTCGGCCAGCCGGTCAGCCGCCAGTTCAGCGCCTCCAGCACCCGGCCGGGGCCGCTGACCTACTCCGCCAAGAAGCTCCCCCTCGGCCTGTCGATCAACCACACCACCGGCCTGATCACCGGCACGCCCAAGAAGGCCGGCGACTACAAGACGGTCATCGTCGTCAGGAACGCGGTCGGGGACACCCGGAAGCTCTCGTTCACCTGGACCTCTCTTGAATCCGGCGGGCGCTTCTTCGTCAACCCCAGCACCTATCTGATCCCCTTCGAGAGCAAGGCAGAGTCCCCGCTGATCGTCCAGGGGAAGCCAGGCCATGCCCCGAGTGACCTCAAGGTCGCGGTCGACCTCGACCACCCGTTCAGCAACTTCATGATCATCGACCTGATCGGCCCGGACGGCACCGTCATTCCCGTCAAGCCCTGGGGACCGGGCTGGGAGCCCGTGCCCGAGCTGCACGAGACCTACACGGTCGACGCCTCGGCGGTCACGAAGGTCGGCACCTGGAAGCTGCGTGTCACCGACGGCACCCCGGGCATCTACAGCTCCTGGGACCCGGGCCATCTCCGGCGCTGGAGCCTGACCTTCTGA